In Myxococcales bacterium, the following proteins share a genomic window:
- a CDS encoding class I SAM-dependent methyltransferase — protein sequence MITSGFHHVPVALESIAARSPISTRVARQLVLRGLAGLRHGVLDVADARGVTTFGAPATDGLHAQIRVLDERAWLRVALGGSLGLAESYIAGWLEIPSIADFVRVFARNSEALSALESGVARVGLAAARHVYRARENTLRGGSERNIAEHYDLGNDFFARMLDPTMTYSAGYFESGEATMEQGSLAKLRRLGEKLALGPSDHLLEIGTGWGSMAVFAAKTYGCRVTTTTISREQHRHAQDWVAREGLADRVTVLDVDYRHLTGRFDKAVSIEMVEAVGARFLPTYMQQVASVLRPGGSFAMQAITIGDELFDSVRDEADFIKRYIFPGSCIPSVEALVRAGKSARLQLVDLDDQTPHYARTMQLWREALAPHRAEVVATRGEAFWRMWDYYLQYCEGGFAERYIRSMQLVFDMPTSGQAI from the coding sequence ATGATTACAAGCGGATTTCATCATGTGCCCGTCGCGCTCGAATCGATCGCCGCGCGCAGCCCGATATCGACGCGCGTCGCGCGGCAGCTCGTGTTGCGAGGGCTGGCGGGGCTGCGGCACGGCGTGCTCGACGTGGCCGATGCGCGCGGGGTCACGACGTTTGGCGCCCCCGCCACCGATGGGTTGCACGCGCAGATCCGCGTGCTCGATGAGCGCGCGTGGTTGCGCGTGGCGCTTGGCGGCTCGCTCGGGCTGGCGGAGAGCTATATCGCGGGGTGGCTGGAGATCCCGAGCATCGCCGATTTCGTCCGCGTGTTCGCGCGCAATAGCGAGGCGCTAAGCGCGCTCGAATCCGGCGTCGCACGGGTGGGCCTGGCGGCGGCGCGCCACGTCTACCGCGCGCGCGAAAACACGTTGCGCGGCGGCAGCGAGCGCAATATCGCCGAGCACTACGATCTAGGCAACGACTTCTTCGCGCGCATGCTCGATCCGACGATGACCTATTCGGCGGGCTATTTTGAAAGCGGAGAGGCGACGATGGAGCAGGGCAGCCTTGCCAAGCTGCGCCGCCTCGGCGAAAAGTTGGCGCTGGGCCCGAGCGACCACTTGCTTGAGATTGGCACAGGCTGGGGATCGATGGCGGTGTTCGCCGCCAAGACCTATGGCTGCCGCGTGACCACCACCACCATTTCGCGCGAACAACATCGCCACGCTCAGGATTGGGTGGCGCGCGAGGGCCTGGCCGATCGCGTCACCGTGCTCGATGTCGATTATCGCCATCTGACAGGCCGCTTTGACAAGGCGGTGTCGATCGAGATGGTTGAAGCGGTGGGCGCGCGGTTCTTGCCGACGTACATGCAGCAGGTCGCCAGCGTCTTGCGCCCGGGTGGTAGCTTCGCGATGCAGGCGATCACCATCGGCGACGAGCTATTTGATAGCGTCCGCGACGAGGCTGACTTTATTAAGCGCTACATCTTTCCAGGCAGCTGCATTCCATCGGTTGAGGCATTGGTGCGAGCTGGCAAGTCGGCGCGCCTGCAGCTGGTCGACCTCGACGATCAAACGCCGCATTACGCGCGCACCATGCAGCTGTGGCGCGAGGCGCTGGCGCCTCACCGGGCCGAAGTCGTCGCGACGCGCGGCGAGGCGTTCTGGCGCATGTGGGATTACTATTTGCAGTATTGCGAAGGCGGCTTTGCCGAGCGCTATATTCGCAGCATGCAGCTCGTGTTTGACATGCCGACGTCGGGCCAGGCGATATGA
- a CDS encoding DUF1295 domain-containing protein — translation MTSWAGVWHEAPMVLAVLWAAAAVLWLVSVRVRNVSIVDIAWAPAFALGAAVMAWRAGACGWRGGLVVAVLLVWAIRLGTHLARRLIGHDEDARYQAIRRRWDPGFWYKSLAIVFWFQATLVAVVSLPAWAIIVDGAADPSRPLGRWDALAAGIALIGIFIEAAADAQLVRFRADVTKRGEVLNTGLWCFSRHPNYFGNFVLWWGLGLWAVSIGAYWALIGPAIMTFLLLRVSGVALLESTIGSRRPGYAHYIATTSAFFPWPPKAKPDSSKIR, via the coding sequence ATGACGAGCTGGGCCGGCGTGTGGCACGAGGCACCGATGGTGCTTGCCGTGCTATGGGCCGCGGCGGCGGTGCTGTGGCTTGTCAGCGTGCGAGTGCGCAACGTCAGCATTGTCGATATTGCGTGGGCGCCGGCCTTTGCGCTTGGCGCCGCGGTGATGGCGTGGAGAGCCGGTGCGTGCGGCTGGCGCGGCGGCTTGGTGGTGGCGGTGCTCTTGGTGTGGGCAATTCGCCTGGGCACCCATCTAGCGCGGCGACTGATCGGCCATGACGAGGACGCGCGCTACCAGGCGATTCGTCGGCGGTGGGACCCTGGCTTTTGGTACAAGAGCCTGGCGATTGTGTTTTGGTTTCAGGCGACGTTGGTGGCCGTGGTGTCGTTGCCTGCGTGGGCGATTATCGTCGACGGTGCGGCTGATCCGTCACGGCCACTTGGCCGGTGGGACGCGCTCGCGGCGGGCATCGCGCTAATCGGCATATTTATCGAAGCCGCGGCGGATGCCCAGCTGGTGCGCTTTCGCGCCGATGTCACCAAGCGCGGCGAGGTGCTAAACACCGGCCTATGGTGCTTTAGCCGCCATCCTAACTACTTTGGAAATTTTGTGCTTTGGTGGGGCCTCGGTCTATGGGCGGTCAGCATCGGCGCTTATTGGGCCCTCATCGGTCCCGCCATCATGACGTTTTTGCTCCTGCGCGTGTCGGGCGTGGCGCTGCTAGAGTCAACCATCGGCAGTCGGCGCCCTGGCTATGCCCATTACATCGCCACGACGAGCGCTTTTTTTCCGTGGCCGCCCAAAGCTAAGCCCGATTCGTCGAAAATTAGGTAG
- a CDS encoding class II aldolase/adducin family protein, with amino-acid sequence MTTPPMSAAEQALRVDLAACYRLVAAFGWSDLVFTHISARVPGDEHHFLINPYGMMFDEITASSLIKVDEHGRKLTESPHFVNPAGFVIHSAVHAARHDIACVLHTHTTAGVAVAAQASGLLPISQQATVALASLGYHNYEGIALSDDEKPRLQRDLGGHAALILRNHGLLTVGATIADAFLLMYNLQKACEIQIAATRAGAELISVDPRIVAGVRENIALVTKGMSGAIAWPALLRKLDRVDASYRD; translated from the coding sequence ATGACGACACCCCCCATGTCCGCCGCCGAACAGGCGCTTCGAGTCGACCTCGCCGCCTGCTATCGCCTGGTCGCCGCCTTTGGTTGGTCTGACCTGGTTTTCACGCACATTTCCGCCCGCGTGCCCGGCGACGAGCACCACTTCTTGATCAATCCGTACGGGATGATGTTCGACGAGATCACGGCGTCGTCTTTGATCAAGGTCGATGAGCACGGGCGCAAGCTCACGGAGAGCCCGCACTTCGTCAACCCGGCAGGCTTTGTCATTCACAGCGCGGTGCACGCGGCTCGCCACGACATCGCGTGCGTGCTGCACACCCACACCACCGCGGGCGTAGCGGTCGCCGCGCAAGCGAGCGGGCTGTTGCCAATCTCCCAGCAAGCGACCGTCGCGCTGGCCTCGCTTGGCTATCACAATTACGAAGGCATTGCGCTGTCGGACGATGAGAAGCCGCGTTTGCAGCGTGACCTCGGAGGCCACGCCGCATTGATCCTGCGCAATCACGGCCTGCTGACCGTGGGCGCGACGATCGCCGACGCCTTCTTGCTGATGTATAATCTGCAGAAGGCCTGCGAGATTCAAATCGCCGCGACGCGCGCCGGCGCCGAGCTCATCTCGGTCGATCCACGCATCGTCGCCGGCGTGCGCGAGAACATCGCCCTGGTGACCAAGGGCATGTCGGGCGCCATCGCCTGGCCAGCGCTACTGCGCAAGCTAGATCGCGTCGACGCCTCGTATCGCGACTAG
- a CDS encoding GMC family oxidoreductase → MTSKIPGGDQMFDALVIGSGAGGAVVAHELTKAGMSVCMVEKGPHYQLRDFVHDEVDICRRTFFVPSPADEPNMVALDSAPAERSANGWISCCVGGGTVHMGGYFFRMAPEDFRLKSAFGEVPGSSLIDWPIGHAELAPYYDEIEALIGVSGPASEALPPSQRRSLMPPMAQHQAASMLDDAAKASGVNLFQTPRAISTIAKDGRGACVYCGYCASYGCEVGAKSSTLASLVPDALATGKLTLLANTMVRAITMGPSGLASGVLACPANGGRNFRLLARRVIVAAGAIQTARLMLASKLPLTSDQLGRNLLFATQAQASAEYELPHAAFASGREFPFIDRATTDFYDVKKSIRHDGGALYSRAGTLLFMLPHVNPIFQAEQAIVQHDAARAGGSEATRDETAPLLWGQALTQQLHRHFVQTKRLEMESFAEFFPNAGTRITLDPTVVDKFGLPVARVEVELHEATKRASKFLLARGRELLEATAPASVATLREHDVYWPLQAGTARMASSAKDGVTDRDGRVFGIANLYVADGAALPTGGAAPFTLTIMANALRIARGLASAGR, encoded by the coding sequence ATGACGTCGAAGATTCCAGGCGGCGATCAGATGTTCGATGCCCTCGTGATCGGCAGCGGCGCCGGCGGCGCCGTGGTTGCGCACGAATTGACCAAGGCGGGCATGAGCGTTTGCATGGTCGAAAAAGGGCCGCACTATCAATTGCGAGATTTCGTCCACGATGAGGTAGATATCTGCCGTCGCACGTTTTTTGTGCCCAGCCCCGCGGACGAACCAAACATGGTGGCACTCGATAGCGCCCCCGCCGAGCGCTCGGCCAACGGCTGGATCTCGTGTTGCGTCGGCGGCGGCACGGTGCACATGGGCGGCTATTTCTTTCGCATGGCACCAGAAGATTTCCGCCTCAAGTCCGCGTTTGGCGAGGTTCCTGGTAGCTCGCTCATCGATTGGCCCATAGGCCATGCCGAGCTTGCGCCCTACTACGACGAAATCGAAGCGCTCATCGGCGTATCGGGGCCCGCGTCTGAAGCCCTGCCACCATCGCAGCGACGTTCGCTGATGCCGCCAATGGCACAACACCAGGCGGCCAGCATGCTCGACGACGCTGCCAAAGCGAGCGGCGTAAACCTGTTTCAGACGCCGCGCGCGATCTCCACCATTGCCAAAGATGGTCGCGGCGCCTGCGTTTACTGCGGCTATTGCGCCAGCTACGGGTGTGAGGTCGGAGCAAAGTCTTCGACCTTGGCGTCGCTCGTCCCCGACGCGCTCGCGACCGGCAAGCTTACGTTACTCGCCAATACGATGGTGCGCGCCATTACCATGGGGCCCAGCGGCTTGGCGTCCGGCGTACTCGCCTGCCCTGCCAACGGTGGCCGCAATTTCCGACTGCTCGCAAGGCGCGTCATCGTCGCCGCTGGCGCCATCCAAACCGCGCGCCTGATGTTAGCGAGCAAGTTGCCACTGACGTCGGACCAACTAGGCCGCAATTTGTTATTTGCGACGCAAGCGCAGGCATCGGCCGAGTACGAGCTGCCGCATGCCGCGTTTGCCTCCGGGCGCGAGTTTCCCTTTATCGATCGCGCAACGACCGATTTCTATGACGTCAAGAAATCGATCCGCCACGACGGCGGCGCCTTGTACAGCCGTGCCGGCACGCTGCTATTTATGCTGCCACACGTTAATCCGATTTTCCAAGCCGAACAGGCCATCGTGCAGCATGATGCGGCGCGCGCCGGCGGCTCGGAGGCGACACGCGATGAGACCGCACCGCTGCTGTGGGGCCAGGCCCTCACCCAGCAATTGCATCGCCATTTCGTACAGACCAAACGTCTCGAGATGGAAAGCTTCGCCGAGTTTTTCCCCAATGCAGGCACGCGCATCACGCTCGACCCGACCGTGGTCGACAAATTTGGCTTGCCTGTCGCTCGCGTCGAGGTCGAGCTCCACGAGGCCACCAAGCGCGCGAGCAAATTCTTGTTGGCACGCGGGCGCGAACTATTGGAGGCAACAGCGCCTGCCTCAGTCGCAACCTTGCGCGAGCACGACGTGTATTGGCCTCTGCAGGCCGGCACCGCGCGCATGGCCAGCAGCGCCAAGGATGGCGTTACCGACCGCGACGGCCGTGTATTTGGCATTGCCAATCTCTATGTCGCCGACGGCGCCGCCTTGCCCACCGGCGGCGCCGCGCCATTTACGCTGACGATCATGGCCAATGCGCTACGCATCGCGCGTGGGTTAGCTAGCGCTGGGCGCTAG
- a CDS encoding gluconate 2-dehydrogenase subunit 3 family protein — MYWHQALAEDAAILLCRRELLQLVGLIAMSGCRGEAPPRKATPASTKPTKPIATLPWSPAVHASLAAACDTILPLGAASAVGFPGATQAGVIDYIAKQLAQPPLARLAPALIVFAAALDEFARAQGSLSFAQATPSVRQAAVNALATGTLPIKLPQRPLFTVLRSLTLEGLLADPSHGGNRQGVGWTAIGLPATSQVHHHGDLSTGP; from the coding sequence ATGTACTGGCACCAAGCATTGGCTGAAGATGCCGCCATCCTCCTTTGCCGGCGCGAACTGTTGCAATTGGTCGGGCTGATCGCGATGTCTGGTTGTCGCGGTGAAGCACCGCCACGCAAGGCGACGCCCGCAAGCACTAAGCCTACTAAACCCATCGCGACGCTGCCGTGGTCGCCCGCGGTTCATGCATCCCTCGCCGCGGCCTGCGACACCATATTGCCGCTCGGTGCTGCGTCGGCCGTTGGGTTCCCTGGCGCGACGCAAGCTGGCGTCATTGACTACATTGCAAAGCAACTTGCCCAGCCCCCGTTGGCTCGCTTGGCCCCTGCGCTGATTGTGTTCGCCGCAGCGCTCGACGAGTTTGCGCGGGCCCAAGGCTCCTTGTCGTTTGCACAAGCAACGCCATCGGTGCGACAAGCGGCCGTTAACGCGCTCGCCACTGGTACGTTGCCAATCAAGCTGCCTCAACGCCCGCTTTTTACGGTGTTGCGCAGCCTGACGCTCGAAGGGCTGCTCGCGGATCCTTCGCATGGAGGCAACCGCCAAGGCGTGGGATGGACGGCAATCGGGCTACCCGCGACTTCACAAGTCCACCATCATGGGGATCTGTCGACAGGGCCATGA
- a CDS encoding DUF3105 domain-containing protein, producing the protein MKRRLPCLVLVVGCNSEPSSAAPEPAGTCGFIEQFQTLPSPHSDDVDPAAWNSNPPTSGPHSPAWAGWNRAYENLPRVHWVHNLEHGGVVLAYRCDEPCPDVVQGLKDVILATPDDEACAAPVHHRLLLVHDPALPVDVQVAAVAWGVHYTATCLDAPTMAEFIADHYDRAPESFCGDGGAFDGEPLY; encoded by the coding sequence ATGAAGCGACGTCTCCCGTGTTTGGTCCTCGTGGTCGGGTGCAACAGCGAGCCGTCATCCGCTGCGCCCGAGCCGGCTGGTACGTGTGGCTTCATCGAGCAGTTTCAGACGTTGCCGTCACCGCATAGCGACGACGTCGATCCCGCCGCTTGGAACAGCAACCCTCCCACCAGCGGGCCGCACTCGCCGGCCTGGGCAGGCTGGAACCGCGCCTATGAAAATCTGCCGCGCGTGCATTGGGTCCACAACCTGGAACACGGCGGCGTGGTGCTGGCGTATCGCTGCGATGAGCCGTGCCCGGATGTGGTTCAGGGGCTAAAGGATGTGATCCTCGCCACGCCCGACGACGAAGCCTGTGCCGCACCCGTGCACCATCGCCTGCTCCTCGTACATGATCCGGCGCTGCCAGTTGACGTGCAGGTGGCCGCCGTCGCATGGGGCGTGCACTACACCGCAACGTGCCTCGACGCACCCACCATGGCCGAGTTCATCGCCGATCACTACGATCGCGCACCCGAGTCGTTCTGCGGCGACGGCGGCGCGTTCGATGGCGAGCCGCTGTATTGA
- the ffh gene encoding signal recognition particle protein produces the protein MFETLAKGFRNARAKLTGVAELTDDVIDEALRDVRLSLLEADVEFRVVKRFLERVKTRAQGEQVTLKAKSKEYGVRTITPEQAFIAVCQDELTNMMGPVDTEFRWNKRGPTGIMMVGLQGSGKTTSVGKLARFLEKNHGKKPLLVAADIYRPAAVDQLKTLGERLGMPVYSATGKDPVTICKEAVPVAHEKGCDVILFDTDGRLAIDELLMQELEDIDKAVQPANIFLVIDAMTGQDAVNVAETFNKRLNLDGVIMTKLDGDARGGAALSVKEITGKPIKFLGMGESLDKLEEFRPEGLASRILGMGDIVGLVKDFEQVADAEKAEEDAMRMLKGKFDMQDFLEQIRMIQKMGSLKDIFEKLPMMGGAMPEGVNLDDRELTKIEAMINSMTKKERTNPQVFVTTTWEDFTANSGRQAKRRRADFEASRVRRISKGSGRSETEVKELLQKFASMRQMMVQLGASTGLMGKIPGLKQFSQMKKLANMDMGKLMGMAGGDMGALGGIGGMPGMPGMPGLPSGAMPGMPKGFTAPGTKVAFAGGNQASKNKAKDKRRAEKTRARNRVVGASWVVPCPHE, from the coding sequence ATGTTTGAGACGCTTGCCAAAGGGTTCCGCAACGCGCGCGCCAAGCTCACCGGCGTCGCGGAGCTAACCGACGATGTCATCGACGAGGCGCTGCGCGACGTCCGCTTAAGCCTCCTCGAGGCCGACGTGGAGTTTCGCGTTGTTAAGCGGTTTCTCGAGCGGGTCAAGACACGGGCCCAAGGCGAGCAGGTCACGCTAAAGGCCAAATCCAAAGAGTACGGGGTTCGGACCATTACCCCTGAACAGGCGTTTATCGCGGTCTGCCAAGACGAGCTGACCAACATGATGGGGCCGGTGGATACCGAGTTCCGTTGGAACAAGCGGGGGCCAACCGGCATCATGATGGTGGGCCTGCAGGGCTCGGGCAAGACCACCAGCGTTGGCAAGCTGGCGCGCTTTCTCGAAAAAAATCACGGTAAAAAACCACTCCTGGTCGCCGCCGATATCTATCGCCCGGCCGCTGTCGATCAGCTCAAGACGCTGGGCGAACGCCTTGGCATGCCGGTGTATTCGGCCACTGGCAAAGACCCAGTCACGATCTGCAAAGAAGCGGTGCCGGTCGCGCACGAAAAGGGCTGCGACGTCATCTTGTTCGACACCGACGGCCGGCTCGCGATCGACGAGCTGCTCATGCAAGAGCTCGAAGACATCGACAAGGCCGTGCAGCCCGCGAACATCTTTTTGGTGATCGACGCCATGACGGGGCAGGATGCCGTCAACGTCGCCGAGACGTTCAACAAACGCCTCAATCTCGACGGCGTCATCATGACCAAGCTCGATGGCGATGCCCGCGGCGGCGCGGCGCTCTCGGTCAAAGAAATCACCGGCAAGCCGATCAAGTTCTTGGGCATGGGCGAGAGCCTCGACAAGCTCGAAGAGTTTCGCCCCGAGGGCCTGGCCTCGCGCATCTTGGGCATGGGCGACATCGTCGGCTTGGTCAAAGATTTCGAGCAGGTCGCCGACGCGGAGAAGGCCGAAGAGGATGCGATGCGCATGCTCAAGGGCAAGTTCGACATGCAGGACTTTCTCGAACAGATCCGCATGATCCAAAAAATGGGGTCGCTCAAGGATATCTTCGAGAAGCTGCCGATGATGGGCGGCGCCATGCCCGAGGGCGTCAACCTCGATGACCGCGAGCTGACCAAGATCGAGGCGATGATCAACTCGATGACTAAGAAGGAGCGCACAAATCCCCAGGTGTTTGTGACCACCACCTGGGAAGACTTCACGGCCAATTCCGGTCGCCAGGCCAAGCGTCGGCGCGCCGACTTTGAAGCGTCGCGCGTGCGGCGCATCTCCAAAGGCTCGGGCCGTAGCGAAACCGAGGTCAAAGAGCTGCTGCAAAAATTTGCATCGATGCGGCAGATGATGGTGCAGCTCGGCGCGTCGACCGGGCTGATGGGGAAAATCCCTGGCCTCAAGCAATTCTCGCAGATGAAAAAACTCGCCAACATGGACATGGGCAAGCTCATGGGCATGGCGGGTGGCGACATGGGCGCGCTCGGCGGCATTGGTGGCATGCCGGGCATGCCTGGGATGCCGGGCCTGCCTTCGGGCGCCATGCCTGGCATGCCCAAGGGCTTCACCGCGCCGGGCACGAAGGTCGCCTTTGCGGGCGGCAATCAGGCCAGCAAAAATAAAGCCAAAGACAAGCGCCGCGCCGAAAAGACGCGCGCAAGAAATCGCGTAGTCGGCGCTAGCTGGGTCGTTCCGTGTCCTCATGAGTGA
- a CDS encoding methyltransferase: MSDRPTELLAAIELAQFTPRVSDAPLLVALAATADKPTLAQLATALGRLPPAAIEPALIAGLSPQHDARFRAAVCDLARRLPAVHADAAVSAFARALRDPQLAVRKAAVRGLSNHDHPAALAALAALAGAPDLGRDAARMLMRALAKVGAVEVLARLRERFPDVPTDVAAVIAGRHAARGVSVAINAAHAFAAGELLAECRDGIAPIAASQYAAMGLRSTVVSSQHLRLQSATSLQAALACRSVVRVGLRLAGPQAARPAQHVMALVGIVGNAYAALRTVTTGPIRYRLTWPGATTSMVHQVAVAVAAMHADMVNDPRGASWNISPLGSQWVAWPTGLPDTRFAWRQGDIPAASHPTVAAALAFLAQPTDTDRIWDPFCGSGSELIECGLLAPTAALIGTDLASAALAVATRNIAAAGLTARTELTLADACAQWPDATLVISNPPHGGRVKANAVSLHEQFFAHVASRLPAGGRLVWIRHANATLASSRLVRGAHFNMSLAGQAMVLERWDAR, encoded by the coding sequence ATGAGTGATCGCCCAACCGAGCTGCTGGCGGCGATCGAGCTCGCGCAGTTTACCCCGCGCGTCTCAGATGCGCCGCTGTTGGTGGCGTTGGCGGCAACGGCCGACAAGCCAACGCTTGCGCAGTTAGCGACCGCGCTTGGGCGCTTGCCACCGGCTGCCATCGAGCCTGCCTTGATCGCGGGCTTGTCGCCGCAGCATGATGCGCGCTTTCGCGCCGCCGTGTGCGACCTCGCGCGGCGTTTGCCGGCGGTCCATGCCGATGCGGCGGTTAGCGCGTTCGCACGGGCGCTGCGTGATCCACAGCTAGCGGTGCGCAAGGCGGCCGTGCGTGGGCTATCCAATCACGATCACCCAGCGGCGCTGGCGGCGCTGGCGGCGCTGGCGGGCGCGCCGGACCTTGGGCGCGACGCGGCGCGGATGTTGATGCGCGCGCTGGCAAAGGTCGGCGCGGTCGAGGTGCTGGCGCGATTGCGCGAGCGCTTTCCCGACGTGCCCACCGACGTGGCCGCGGTCATCGCAGGGCGGCACGCGGCGCGCGGCGTCAGCGTCGCGATCAACGCGGCCCACGCCTTTGCGGCGGGCGAGCTGCTTGCTGAATGTCGCGACGGCATCGCGCCGATCGCCGCGAGCCAATACGCGGCGATGGGGCTGCGATCGACGGTGGTGTCATCGCAGCACCTCCGCCTGCAGTCAGCCACGAGCCTGCAGGCGGCCTTGGCGTGTCGCAGCGTGGTGCGAGTTGGGCTGCGGCTCGCGGGGCCGCAGGCAGCGCGCCCTGCGCAGCACGTCATGGCGCTGGTGGGCATCGTCGGAAACGCCTATGCCGCCTTACGAACCGTCACGACCGGGCCAATTCGCTATCGCCTAACGTGGCCAGGCGCAACGACGTCGATGGTGCACCAAGTTGCGGTCGCCGTCGCCGCTATGCATGCAGATATGGTCAACGATCCGCGCGGCGCCTCGTGGAATATTTCGCCGCTCGGATCGCAATGGGTGGCCTGGCCGACCGGTCTGCCCGACACGCGTTTTGCCTGGCGGCAAGGCGACATCCCCGCGGCGTCCCACCCCACGGTTGCCGCCGCGCTGGCCTTTCTCGCGCAGCCGACCGACACCGATCGCATCTGGGACCCATTTTGTGGCAGCGGCTCCGAGCTCATCGAATGCGGCCTATTGGCGCCAACCGCCGCGCTCATCGGCACCGACCTAGCATCCGCTGCGCTCGCGGTGGCAACGCGCAATATCGCCGCCGCCGGCCTGACCGCTCGCACCGAGCTTACGCTCGCCGATGCCTGCGCCCAGTGGCCAGATGCGACGCTCGTTATCTCGAATCCTCCGCACGGTGGCCGCGTCAAGGCCAACGCCGTGTCATTGCACGAACAGTTTTTCGCGCACGTTGCGTCGCGCCTGCCCGCTGGTGGCCGGCTGGTGTGGATTCGCCATGCCAATGCCACGCTGGCATCGTCCCGGCTGGTGCGCGGCGCGCATTTCAACATGTCGCTCGCTGGCCAGGCCATGGTGCTCGAACGCTGGGACGCGCGCTAG
- the dmeF gene encoding CDF family Co(II)/Ni(II) efflux transporter DmeF yields MTAHPSVEHAHHHDEYEHDAGNETRAKVVLGVTLAMMVVELATGWLTNSMALLADGLHMGTHAGAFALTLGAYWYARTRAGDARFTFGTGKVYALAGFTSGVLLLVIALWMIGESVARLLSPAAIGFDDALLVTVIGLVVNLGCAWVLHGGKGHAHHDHEHGHDHKHGHDHDHKHDHGHGHEDHNMRAAYLHVLADALTSVAALIGLLAGKYFGLWYLDAIAAMLGAIVIVRWALGLCKTSAFQLLDTIPHGVEEARVRQALEAVDDVKVADLHVWDLAPGKLACIVSLVTATPRDVDAYREVVQTVLSPSHLTIEVHQCNLGH; encoded by the coding sequence ATGACGGCGCATCCATCGGTCGAGCACGCTCATCATCACGATGAGTATGAGCACGACGCAGGCAATGAAACGCGCGCAAAAGTCGTCCTTGGCGTGACCCTTGCCATGATGGTCGTCGAGCTCGCCACAGGCTGGCTCACCAACTCGATGGCGCTGCTCGCCGATGGCCTGCACATGGGCACGCATGCCGGGGCGTTTGCGCTCACGCTCGGCGCCTACTGGTACGCGCGCACCCGCGCAGGCGACGCCCGCTTCACCTTTGGCACCGGCAAGGTCTATGCGCTTGCGGGCTTCACCAGCGGCGTGCTGCTGCTCGTGATCGCGCTGTGGATGATCGGTGAGTCGGTGGCGCGGCTGCTGTCACCGGCGGCAATTGGTTTCGACGATGCGCTGCTCGTGACCGTCATTGGCCTGGTGGTGAATCTTGGCTGCGCCTGGGTCTTGCACGGCGGCAAGGGGCACGCCCACCACGATCACGAGCATGGTCACGATCATAAGCATGGTCACGACCACGATCACAAGCATGACCACGGGCACGGGCACGAAGATCACAACATGCGCGCGGCCTATCTGCACGTCCTGGCCGACGCGCTTACCAGCGTCGCCGCGCTGATTGGGCTGCTCGCTGGCAAGTACTTTGGGCTTTGGTATCTCGATGCCATTGCCGCGATGCTCGGCGCCATCGTTATCGTGCGCTGGGCGCTTGGGCTGTGCAAGACCTCGGCCTTTCAGCTGCTCGATACCATTCCGCATGGCGTCGAGGAGGCGCGGGTGCGGCAGGCGCTCGAGGCGGTTGATGACGTGAAGGTCGCGGACCTGCACGTGTGGGACCTCGCGCCAGGCAAGCTGGCTTGCATCGTGTCGTTGGTCACGGCGACGCCGCGCGACGTCGATGCCTATCGAGAAGTGGTGCAGACCGTCTTGAGCCCTAGCCACCTAACGATCGAAGTACATCAGTGCAATCTAGGGCACTAG
- a CDS encoding Cys-tRNA(Pro) deacylase codes for MADIPVTMAIRVLRAHKVAFVPHRYAWQPGGGTAGSAAALGVDEHAVIKTLIFERDQGAPFCMLMHGDREVSTKALARHLGERAVRPCKPDIADRHSGYQIGGTSPFGLRKQMPVFMEASIAELPRLFINGGARGFLVELAPADLVAALRPSLVAVATV; via the coding sequence ATGGCCGACATCCCCGTGACCATGGCGATTCGCGTTTTGCGCGCGCACAAGGTCGCGTTTGTGCCGCACCGCTACGCATGGCAGCCGGGCGGGGGCACGGCTGGCTCGGCGGCCGCGCTCGGCGTCGACGAGCACGCGGTCATCAAGACGCTGATTTTTGAACGCGACCAGGGTGCGCCCTTTTGCATGCTGATGCATGGCGACCGCGAGGTGTCCACCAAGGCCCTGGCGCGTCATCTAGGCGAAAGAGCCGTTCGCCCTTGCAAGCCCGACATCGCCGATCGCCATTCTGGGTACCAAATTGGTGGCACCTCGCCCTTTGGCCTGCGCAAGCAAATGCCCGTGTTCATGGAAGCCTCAATAGCCGAATTGCCACGGCTCTTCATAAATGGCGGCGCGCGAGGCTTTCTGGTCGAGCTGGCACCCGCCGATCTGGTCGCGGCGTTGCGTCCATCACTTGTTGCGGTCGCAACGGTCTAG